The Exiguobacterium aurantiacum DSM 6208 genome includes a window with the following:
- a CDS encoding bifunctional metallophosphatase/5'-nucleotidase produces MAVRTISIFHYNDLHSKFHTWPQLVSFLNERRDEASLVFDLGDHADRTHPATEVTRGQVNVRLLNRLQPTAVTIGNNEGITFPHEWLDTLYEDATFPVLLANVYDEDGSRPDWVTETLVVERAGLKVGLFGVTAPYEELYPELGWQIESPLEATARALDQLSDCDVLIALSHLGFYADERLADAFPQLDVILGAHTHHVLDDGVLKNGVLIAQAGKYGQYVGEVTLTVEAGRVFDKRATLHELSERQPDETTAEVLQTEYEAAERLLDVTIAHTPGYASDWFGPSPIADLLADGLADWCAADASIVPSGVLLDRLAPGAVTLNMLHRICPHPINPCLLTLDGDTLIRFLDDVHETSFTTMHVRGLGFRGTVLGQPTLHNVASNQGDWLLGGEYIDPQQTYRIATVDMFTFGPLLPYLADQPKRYFMPELLRDVLRETIKRRDTIRKG; encoded by the coding sequence ATGGCCGTGCGTACGATTTCAATTTTTCATTACAATGACTTGCATTCTAAATTTCATACGTGGCCTCAACTCGTCTCTTTTTTAAATGAACGACGGGATGAAGCGTCGCTCGTGTTCGACCTCGGCGATCACGCCGACCGGACCCATCCGGCGACGGAAGTGACGCGCGGGCAAGTGAACGTCCGTCTGCTCAATCGTTTGCAGCCGACGGCAGTGACGATCGGCAACAACGAAGGGATCACATTCCCGCACGAATGGCTCGATACGCTCTACGAGGACGCGACGTTCCCGGTATTACTCGCGAACGTTTATGACGAAGATGGGAGTCGCCCGGATTGGGTGACAGAGACGCTCGTCGTCGAAAGGGCGGGATTAAAGGTCGGGCTGTTCGGGGTGACGGCGCCTTATGAGGAGCTTTATCCCGAACTCGGTTGGCAAATAGAATCGCCCCTAGAGGCGACGGCTCGTGCCCTCGATCAACTTTCGGACTGTGACGTCCTCATCGCGTTGAGCCACCTCGGGTTCTACGCTGACGAACGGCTGGCCGATGCGTTCCCGCAGCTAGACGTCATTCTCGGGGCGCATACGCATCACGTGCTCGATGACGGCGTCTTAAAAAACGGTGTGTTGATTGCCCAGGCCGGGAAATACGGCCAGTACGTCGGAGAAGTGACGCTCACGGTCGAAGCGGGGCGAGTGTTCGACAAGCGGGCGACGCTCCATGAGTTATCGGAGCGTCAGCCAGATGAGACGACGGCAGAAGTGCTGCAAACGGAGTATGAAGCGGCGGAGCGGTTGCTTGACGTGACGATCGCACATACGCCAGGTTATGCATCGGATTGGTTCGGTCCTTCTCCGATCGCGGATTTGTTGGCGGACGGCCTTGCCGACTGGTGTGCGGCCGATGCGAGCATCGTCCCGTCGGGCGTCTTGCTCGATCGGTTGGCACCCGGTGCGGTGACGCTCAATATGTTGCACCGCATTTGCCCCCATCCCATCAACCCTTGCCTGTTGACGCTTGACGGTGACACGCTCATACGCTTTTTAGACGACGTGCACGAAACTTCGTTCACGACGATGCATGTGCGCGGCCTCGGCTTTCGCGGCACCGTCCTCGGTCAGCCGACGCTTCATAACGTCGCGTCTAATCAGGGGGACTGGTTACTCGGCGGAGAATATATCGACCCGCAACAGACGTATCGTATCGCCACGGTCGATATGTTCACGTTTGGGCCGTTGCTCCCTTATTTGGCGGACCAGCCGAAACGCTATTTCATGCCCGAGCTGTTACGTGACGTCCTGCGCGAGACGATCAAGCGCCGTGACACGATTCGAAAAGGGTGA
- a CDS encoding YibE/F family protein produces MLRLITLIIFTFLIVPSTALASYTPPPMNPGEEEMMYEMPNTVNTTARVLEVIEERTEIEEITQEEREFQLLNVEILSGEYKGQEIEVEGFNYVDTYFANSNFWFEEGDRITVGLQIENGEITRAYPIGYTRDVPTYILGGLFIALLLFFGKVKGLKSVITLGLTVFILFKFMIPYLLEGYDPVLLVLITGAIVTTLTFVIVSGISRKTLAAIAGTVGGLGAAALISFIFMSLMKMSGFHGEEEIMLGMLDSENSIDLSGLLLAGIIIGALGAVMDVAISIASSLEEVKRNNQKASYKDLFKSGMNVGGDIMGTMANTLILAYVGASLPILLLMNAYEYPFGELIHMEVYSVEILRTLAGSIGLVLAIPITAFVSALLLSKQEIKTDQDATIVIGDRNTGS; encoded by the coding sequence ATGCTTCGATTAATCACGCTCATTATATTCACGTTTCTAATCGTTCCTTCGACTGCCCTTGCAAGCTATACGCCACCGCCGATGAACCCTGGCGAAGAGGAAATGATGTATGAGATGCCAAATACCGTCAACACAACCGCCCGTGTTCTGGAAGTCATTGAGGAAAGAACAGAAATTGAGGAAATCACACAAGAAGAAAGAGAATTTCAACTATTGAATGTCGAGATTTTATCTGGAGAATATAAAGGCCAGGAAATCGAGGTCGAAGGTTTCAATTACGTCGATACGTATTTTGCGAACAGCAACTTCTGGTTTGAAGAAGGTGACCGCATTACCGTCGGGCTTCAAATTGAAAATGGGGAGATCACCCGGGCTTATCCGATCGGATATACGAGAGACGTTCCAACCTATATTCTAGGTGGGTTGTTCATCGCGCTGTTGCTCTTCTTTGGCAAGGTGAAAGGCCTTAAGTCTGTGATTACGTTAGGGTTGACTGTCTTTATTCTCTTCAAGTTTATGATTCCTTATTTGTTGGAAGGCTATGATCCGGTCTTGCTCGTACTCATTACAGGCGCGATTGTCACGACGCTGACTTTCGTGATTGTGAGCGGAATTTCTCGGAAAACGCTTGCTGCGATTGCCGGAACCGTGGGCGGATTGGGCGCGGCGGCTTTGATTTCCTTTATTTTCATGAGTCTGATGAAAATGTCCGGTTTTCATGGGGAAGAAGAAATCATGCTCGGGATGCTCGATTCGGAAAATTCGATCGACCTTTCTGGCCTGTTGCTTGCTGGGATCATCATTGGAGCGCTTGGCGCTGTCATGGATGTCGCGATTTCGATTGCTTCATCACTTGAGGAAGTGAAACGTAATAACCAGAAGGCGTCTTATAAAGACTTGTTCAAGTCAGGAATGAACGTAGGCGGAGACATCATGGGTACGATGGCGAATACGTTGATCTTAGCTTACGTAGGCGCCTCCCTCCCAATTCTTTTATTGATGAATGCCTACGAGTATCCTTTCGGAGAATTGATTCATATGGAGGTTTATAGTGTAGAAATCCTGAGGACGCTTGCCGGGAGCATCGGTCTCGTGCTTGCCATTCCGATTACCGCTTTCGTATCAGCTTTGCTTTTAAGTAAGCAGGAGATAAAGACAGACCAAGATGCAACGATTGTGATTGGTGACCGAAATACAGGGTCGTAA
- a CDS encoding DUF975 family protein, which yields MTAQWKQHARHMLKGKWWLLAGILIVFTVLNAIPQTFAPTVDPEVAPTATETSLTLLSLLLTILIAPLTLGWSWIVLSVSRGDKPAISQLFEPFRNGYVKHVLAPLLMGIFIFLWSLLLIIPGIIKAFSYSLTYYIMRDEPELSALEAITESRRLMDGHKMQAFKLVLSFIGWFFVGILTLGIGFLFIYPYFSTAYATFYDSIQQDQRPEPQYMTDHSTDAPTGF from the coding sequence ATGACAGCACAATGGAAACAACACGCACGACACATGTTAAAAGGGAAATGGTGGCTTCTTGCCGGGATTTTGATCGTCTTCACCGTCTTGAACGCGATCCCGCAGACGTTCGCCCCGACGGTGGACCCAGAAGTGGCACCTACGGCGACGGAAACATCACTGACACTCTTGTCACTTTTGCTCACAATCTTGATCGCACCGCTCACACTCGGATGGTCTTGGATCGTCCTGTCGGTATCACGTGGCGACAAGCCGGCCATCTCGCAACTGTTTGAACCGTTCCGGAACGGTTACGTGAAGCACGTTCTGGCACCGCTCCTCATGGGGATTTTCATCTTCCTCTGGTCGTTGCTTTTAATAATTCCAGGAATCATTAAAGCGTTCTCGTACTCGCTCACGTATTACATCATGCGTGACGAGCCGGAACTTTCGGCACTCGAAGCGATCACGGAGTCTCGTCGGTTGATGGACGGCCACAAGATGCAAGCGTTCAAGCTCGTCTTGTCGTTCATCGGTTGGTTCTTCGTCGGGATTTTGACGCTCGGGATCGGTTTCTTGTTCATCTATCCGTACTTCTCGACGGCGTATGCGACGTTCTACGATTCGATTCAGCAAGATCAGCGACCAGAACCGCAATATATGACCGACCATTCAACGGATGCCCCGACAGGATTCTAA
- a CDS encoding YutD family protein: MIRVNRHGYTVIEEKRDGFDEEAFIARYSDVLDKYDYIVGDWGHGQLRLKGFYEAKSKFATYDNRIDHVMDYVYEYCNFGCPFFVLKKETEIDESEDGPVFGGTKQPLKLKRKFKKTGEAETTPET; encoded by the coding sequence ATGATTAGAGTGAATCGCCACGGCTATACCGTTATCGAAGAAAAACGAGACGGATTTGACGAGGAGGCGTTCATCGCGCGCTATAGCGATGTGCTCGATAAGTATGATTATATCGTCGGCGATTGGGGACACGGACAGCTTCGCTTGAAAGGCTTCTATGAGGCGAAATCGAAGTTCGCCACGTACGATAATCGAATCGACCATGTGATGGACTACGTGTACGAATACTGCAATTTTGGTTGCCCGTTCTTCGTCTTGAAGAAAGAGACCGAGATTGATGAATCGGAAGATGGACCGGTGTTCGGTGGGACGAAACAACCGCTCAAACTGAAACGGAAATTTAAGAAGACCGGGGAAGCAGAAACTACCCCTGAAACATGA
- the glpX gene encoding class II fructose-bisphosphatase has product MERELALDIVRATEAAALASSKWIGRGQKNEADDAATSAMREVLGTVNMDATVVIGEGELDEAPMLYIGERLGTTFGPEVDIAVDPLEGTSIVAKGLGDAMVVIAVADKGALLHAPDMYMDKLVVGPNLKGKVSLDEPLESIIEKAALYNGKRIEEVTVIMQDRDRHEHLRQAAIKMGARVKLFEDGDVSAGIAAAVKSNPIDIFISTGGAPEGVITAAAVKALGGDMQARLHPMNEEETARVISMGIEDPLQLLTLDDLVKSDDCIFAATGVTTGELLDGVKFLTDDIVETTSLVMRSKTKTIRKVVAEHTLSLKPYLQKQPVNV; this is encoded by the coding sequence ATGGAACGAGAATTAGCGTTAGACATCGTACGGGCAACCGAGGCGGCAGCACTTGCCTCATCAAAATGGATCGGTCGCGGTCAAAAGAACGAGGCCGATGATGCGGCAACGTCCGCGATGCGAGAAGTGCTCGGCACGGTCAACATGGATGCGACGGTCGTCATTGGTGAAGGTGAGCTCGACGAGGCGCCGATGCTTTATATCGGTGAACGTCTCGGTACGACGTTCGGTCCTGAAGTCGATATCGCCGTCGACCCGCTCGAAGGCACATCGATTGTCGCCAAAGGGCTCGGGGACGCGATGGTCGTCATCGCTGTCGCTGATAAAGGCGCCCTCCTCCACGCGCCTGATATGTATATGGATAAACTCGTCGTCGGACCGAACTTGAAAGGGAAAGTCTCTCTCGACGAGCCACTCGAGTCGATCATCGAGAAAGCCGCCCTCTATAACGGGAAACGCATCGAGGAAGTGACGGTCATCATGCAGGATCGGGACCGTCATGAGCATTTACGCCAAGCCGCCATTAAAATGGGCGCTCGCGTCAAATTGTTCGAAGACGGTGACGTATCAGCCGGAATCGCCGCTGCCGTCAAATCGAACCCGATCGACATCTTCATCTCGACGGGCGGCGCACCGGAAGGCGTCATCACGGCAGCCGCCGTCAAAGCGCTCGGCGGTGACATGCAAGCTCGTCTTCACCCGATGAACGAAGAAGAGACGGCACGCGTCATCTCGATGGGCATCGAAGACCCGCTTCAACTGCTCACACTCGACGATCTCGTCAAGAGCGACGACTGCATCTTCGCGGCGACAGGTGTCACGACGGGTGAGCTGCTCGACGGTGTCAAGTTCTTGACGGACGATATTGTCGAGACGACATCACTCGTCATGCGCTCGAAGACGAAGACGATTCGCAAAGTCGTCGCCGAGCATACGCTCTCGCTTAAACCATATTTACAGAAACAGCCGGTGAACGTCTGA
- a CDS encoding DUF72 domain-containing protein has translation MIYVGVTGWGDHDLLYTTPEERKHKLATYAGHFPTVEIDSSFYAIQPVKNYEKWNDETPSTFQFVVKVSREMSGHDREPKLPLAELFERYKTSVEPLKQAGKLRAVLVQLPPWFDVSKPHLDYLRTIRSELKDYDIAIEFRNPTWFSEAFRDRTLAFLTEQRFINTICDEPQTKESSIPFIPVVTHPSVAVVRLHGRNTAGWLRKPGMTSQEWRHVRCLYRYSEQELQELATALRQVDADADDVYVYFNNNSAGDAVPNAKRLIEILGAEYELAPSQISLF, from the coding sequence ATGATTTATGTCGGTGTGACGGGGTGGGGAGACCACGATCTCCTCTATACGACCCCGGAAGAACGAAAACATAAACTGGCGACGTACGCGGGTCATTTCCCGACTGTGGAGATCGATTCCTCGTTTTACGCCATACAGCCTGTGAAAAATTACGAGAAATGGAACGATGAGACGCCGTCCACGTTCCAGTTCGTCGTTAAAGTTTCCAGGGAAATGAGCGGTCACGACCGCGAACCGAAACTGCCGCTCGCAGAACTGTTTGAACGATATAAGACGTCTGTCGAGCCGTTGAAGCAGGCGGGGAAACTACGGGCCGTGCTCGTTCAACTTCCGCCATGGTTTGACGTGTCGAAACCGCATCTTGATTATTTACGGACGATTCGGTCGGAGCTAAAAGATTACGACATCGCCATCGAGTTCCGGAACCCGACGTGGTTCTCGGAAGCGTTTCGCGACCGGACACTCGCTTTTTTGACGGAACAACGATTCATCAATACGATTTGTGACGAACCGCAGACGAAAGAAAGCAGTATCCCGTTCATTCCGGTCGTGACCCATCCATCTGTCGCGGTCGTCCGCCTTCATGGGCGCAACACGGCCGGTTGGCTCCGGAAGCCGGGGATGACGAGTCAAGAATGGCGACACGTCCGCTGTCTGTATCGCTATAGCGAACAAGAACTGCAGGAACTAGCGACGGCTCTCCGTCAAGTCGACGCAGACGCAGACGACGTGTACGTCTATTTCAACAACAACTCGGCCGGCGACGCTGTGCCGAATGCGAAACGCTTGATTGAGATTCTCGGTGCCGAGTATGAGCTCGCCCCGAGTCAAATCAGCTTGTTTTAG